Proteins encoded in a region of the Misgurnus anguillicaudatus chromosome 9, ASM2758022v2, whole genome shotgun sequence genome:
- the cast gene encoding calpastatin isoform X13, translating into MGQLISWIRGTQDQPPLRDVAVEEQVFLIGYNHIESQKATPTSASQVSAAKPAQYEKGSTHAAVKPGTTPPSGAGGGAAGTHTSQKGSPQVTQQATKPAPPASAKVPSVSSGTGPAGTTFGAGAKPTDPAKDKAQSTTIHSSKPGPVKVDASVGKPVASAGLPGSGLKEKSGQKVQVEVGPSAPKVSAEIDPFDALSDTLPSTQPEAPKPPKYTGPEVKETNINPEKGVLCGERESTLPPGYRREDWEKKTPAGVPEKPKEVPKPISTDEALEALSTGFVSSAPSAPKKTELVTETVGAKSAGFSNFAPPPPSQQKQQTTTFPSNMNKSPAPPADKKAKIERPGENLTASKSSTTAQHAKPKTDVPDSSIPTDALSELGDMLGEPEPPKKQPELNPKDIIDENKIKSEKGIRVGEREDSLPPAYRFSEEDLKKHPPPPKEPSIGTDDALDILSGDFTTPAAAPVVKAGVPPKAPAQVDELSALDALAGDFVAPPQAAHKVSSSIPPGPKQSNLTDEDPFSALGDTLSAPEPPKKQPELKPGDFVKEKELTSVKGVRVGERDDTLPPGYRFSEEELKKYPAPPREPSLGTDDALDLLSGDFESTPAPTVAAPPVAKLPVCTAVKPPPKPLNDFDLEVLADDFVAPTSASKVQSAVPVPPHPERQMSDTSSALDALSDTLEEIKPRPEPTPISQKAIVKEIDIVEERVSKPGETDDSLPPDHRFSEADKKAFEEAKKKCPEPKQASIDDAAALDLLDSDFSSAPTVKASAPEAHTFTPERTPPTYTAQGAALDELADKLIPNLEKPKESKAKAQGAALDELADKLIPNLEKAKDSKAKAQGAALDELADKLIPNLEKPKESKAKGKGGKSKSKQKKQSGGDSSAVENLSSKPSSKDVVPSAKDGKR; encoded by the exons agtctCAGAAAGCCACACCCACATCAGCATCACAGGTCTCGGCAGCGAAACCTGCACAATATGAG AAAGGATCCACACATGCAGCTGTCAAACCCGGCACCACCCCTCCATCAGGAGCTGGTGGAGGGGCTGCTGGTACCCACACCTCTCAAAAAGGATCTCCTCAAGTCACACAACAG GCCACTAAACCTGCACCTCCCGCCTCTGCTAAAGTCCCATCTGTGAGCTCTGGAACTGGACCCGCGGGCACGACCTTTGGAGCTGGTGCAAAGCCCACGGACCCTGCAAAAGACAAGGCACAG AGTACAACTATTCATTCATCCAAACCGGGACCTGTTAAAGTGGATGCATCTGTCGGGAAACCCGTAGCCTCGGCCGGTTTACCTGGAAGTGGCCTAAAGGAGAAGAGTGGCCAAAAG GTGCAAGTAGAAGTAGGTCCATCAGCACCGAAAGTCAGTGCAGAG atCGATCCCTTTGATGCGTTGAGTGACACTTTACCATCAACACAACCTGAGGCTCCTAAACCCCCAAAGTACACTGGACCAGAAGTCAAAGAG ACCAATATCAATCCGGAGAAGGGTGTTTTGTGTGGTGAGAGAGAAAGTACACTGCCACCTGGATACAGACGGGAAGACTGG GAAAAGAAGACACCGGCCGGGGTTCCAGAGAAACCTAAAGAAGTTCCCAAG CCTATAAGCACAGACGAGGCACTGGAAGCTCTCTCCACTGGTTTTGTGTCCTCCGCTCCAAGCGCTCCGAAGAAAACAGAGCTG GTAACGGAAACTGTAGGTGCCAAATCTGCAGGCTTCTCAAACTTTGCCCCGCCTCCACCTTCTCAGCAG AAACAACAGACCACAACCTTTCCTTCTAATATGAACAAATCACCTGCTCCACCAGCTGACAAGAAAGCCAAAATAGAGAGG cCTGGTGAAAACTTGACAGCAAGCAAGAGTTCAACTACTGCACAGCATGCTAAACCAAAGACAGACGTG CCAGATAGCTCCATCCCGACAGATGCTCTCAGCGAATTGGGCGACATGCTGGGTGAACCAGAACCTCCCAAAAAACAACCCGAACTTAACCCAAAAGACATAATAGAT gaaaataaaataaaatcagagAAGGGCATACGTGTTGGGGAGAGAGAGGACAGCCTTCCACCAGCTTACAGATTCTCAGAGGAAGACCTTAAAAAACATCCTCCTCCTCCAAAAGAG CCTTCAATTGGCACAGATGACGCACTGGACATTCTTTCTGGAGATTTCACGACCCCTGCAGCAGCACCTGTTGTTAAGGCCGGTGTTCCTCCTAAGGCACCTGCACAG GTGGATGAATTATCAGCTTTAGACGCACTGGCTGGTGATTTTGTAGCTCCGCCACAGGCTGCTCATAAG GTTTCTTCATCTATTCCTCCAGGCCCCAAGCAAAGCAATCTGACAGATGAG GATCCCTTTAGCGCTTTGGGTGACACGCTGAGTGCACCAGAACCACCAAAAAAACAACCTGAACTCAAACCTGGAGATTTTGTTAAG GAAAAGGAATTGACATCAGTGAAAGGCGTGCGTGTTGGGGAGAGAGATGACACGCTTCCGCCCGGTTACAGGTTCTCAGAAGAAGAACTCAAAAAATATCCTGCTCCTCCAAGAGAG cCTTCCTTAGGCACTGATGATGCTTTGGATCTTCTGTCTGGTGACTTTGAGAGCACCCCTGCACCAACTGTTGCCGCACCACCTGTTGCCAAGCTCCCTGTTTGTACTGCCGTCAAGCCACCTCCTAAA CCTTTAAATGATTTCGATCTAGAGGTTCTTGCAGATGATTTTGTGGCTCCTACTTCTGCATCTAAAGTTCAGTCCGCTGTCCCCGTCCCACCACACCCTGAAAGACAG ATGTCAGACACTTCATCAGCTTTAGATGCTCTATCAGACACACTGGAAGAAATAAAACCAAGGCCTGAGCCCACCCCTATCTCACAAAAAGCCATTGTTAAG GAAATAGACATTGTGGAGGAGAGAGTGAGTAAGCCTGGGGAGACAGATGACAGCCTGCCACCAGACCATCGCTTTTCAGAAGCCGACAAGAAG GCGTTTGAAGAAGCAAAGAAAAAATGTCCTGAACCAAAGCAG GCATCAATCGATGACGCAGCGGCCCTTGACCTGCTCGACAGCGATTTCTCATCAGCGCCCACCGTGAAAGCATCTGCACCTGAGGCTCACACCTTCACTCCTGAACGCACACCTCCAACCTACACG GCACAAGGTGCAGCTTTAGACGAACTGGCAGACAAACTGATTCCAAATCTGGAGAAACCCAAAGAGAGCAAAGCAAAG GCACAAGGTGCAGCTTTAGACGAACTGGCAGACAAACTGATTCCAAATCTGGAGAAAGCCAAAGATAGCAAAGCAAAG GCACAAGGTGCAGCTTTAGACGAACTAGCAGACAAACTGATTCCAAATCTGGAGAAACCCAAAGAGAGCAAAGCAAAG GGAAAGGGGGGGAAGTCAAAGTCTAAACAGAAG AAACAGTCTGGAGGTGATTCCTCAGCCGTAGAGAATCTGTCCAGTAAGCCGAGCTCCAAAGACGTAGTGCCTTCAGCGAAAGATGGAAAGAGATAG
- the cast gene encoding calpastatin isoform X5 has protein sequence MGQLISWIRGTQDQPPLRDVAVEEQVFLIGYNHIESQKATPTSASQVSAAKPAQYEKGSTHAAVKPGTTPPSGAGGGAAGTHTSQKGSPQVTQQATKPAPPASAKVPSVSSGTGPAGTTFGAGAKPTDPAKDKAQSTTIHSSKPGPVKVDASVGKPVASAGLPGSGLKEKSGQKVQVEVGPSAPKVSAEIDPFDALSDTLPSTQPEAPKPPKYTGPEVKETNINPEKGVLCGERESTLPPGYRREDWEKKTPAGVPEKPKEVPKPISTDEALEALSTGFVSSAPSAPKKTELVTETVGAKSAGFSNFAPPPPSQQKQQTTTFPSNMNKSPAPPADKKAKIERPGENLTASKSSTTAQHAKPKTDVPDSSIPTDALSELGDMLGEPEPPKKQPELNPKDIIDENKIKSEKGIRVGEREDSLPPAYRFSEEDLKKHPPPPKEPSIGTDDALDILSGDFTTPAAAPVVKAGVPPKAPAQHSIGTDFTTHAAAPVAKACVPPKAPAQEKKTAGAPGKAKDVPKVDELSALDALAGDFVAPPQAAHKVSSSIPPGPKQSNLTDEDPFSALGDTLSAPEPPKKQPELKPGDFVKEKELTSVKGVRVGERDDTLPPGYRFSEEELKKYPAPPREPSLGTDDALDLLSGDFESTPAPTVAAPPVAKLPVCTAVKPPPKPLNDFDLEVLADDFVAPTSASKVQSAVPVPPHPERQMSDTSSALDALSDTLEEIKPRPEPTPISQKAIVKEIDIVEERVSKPGETDDSLPPDHRFSEADKKAFEEAKKKCPEPKQASIDDAAALDLLDSDFSSAPTVKASAPEAHTFTPERTPPTYTAQGAALDELADKLIPNLEKPKESKAKAQGAALDELADKLIPNLEKAKDSKAKAQGAALDELADKLIPNLEKPKESKAKKQSGGDSSAVENLSSKPSSKDVVPSAKDGKR, from the exons agtctCAGAAAGCCACACCCACATCAGCATCACAGGTCTCGGCAGCGAAACCTGCACAATATGAG AAAGGATCCACACATGCAGCTGTCAAACCCGGCACCACCCCTCCATCAGGAGCTGGTGGAGGGGCTGCTGGTACCCACACCTCTCAAAAAGGATCTCCTCAAGTCACACAACAG GCCACTAAACCTGCACCTCCCGCCTCTGCTAAAGTCCCATCTGTGAGCTCTGGAACTGGACCCGCGGGCACGACCTTTGGAGCTGGTGCAAAGCCCACGGACCCTGCAAAAGACAAGGCACAG AGTACAACTATTCATTCATCCAAACCGGGACCTGTTAAAGTGGATGCATCTGTCGGGAAACCCGTAGCCTCGGCCGGTTTACCTGGAAGTGGCCTAAAGGAGAAGAGTGGCCAAAAG GTGCAAGTAGAAGTAGGTCCATCAGCACCGAAAGTCAGTGCAGAG atCGATCCCTTTGATGCGTTGAGTGACACTTTACCATCAACACAACCTGAGGCTCCTAAACCCCCAAAGTACACTGGACCAGAAGTCAAAGAG ACCAATATCAATCCGGAGAAGGGTGTTTTGTGTGGTGAGAGAGAAAGTACACTGCCACCTGGATACAGACGGGAAGACTGG GAAAAGAAGACACCGGCCGGGGTTCCAGAGAAACCTAAAGAAGTTCCCAAG CCTATAAGCACAGACGAGGCACTGGAAGCTCTCTCCACTGGTTTTGTGTCCTCCGCTCCAAGCGCTCCGAAGAAAACAGAGCTG GTAACGGAAACTGTAGGTGCCAAATCTGCAGGCTTCTCAAACTTTGCCCCGCCTCCACCTTCTCAGCAG AAACAACAGACCACAACCTTTCCTTCTAATATGAACAAATCACCTGCTCCACCAGCTGACAAGAAAGCCAAAATAGAGAGG cCTGGTGAAAACTTGACAGCAAGCAAGAGTTCAACTACTGCACAGCATGCTAAACCAAAGACAGACGTG CCAGATAGCTCCATCCCGACAGATGCTCTCAGCGAATTGGGCGACATGCTGGGTGAACCAGAACCTCCCAAAAAACAACCCGAACTTAACCCAAAAGACATAATAGAT gaaaataaaataaaatcagagAAGGGCATACGTGTTGGGGAGAGAGAGGACAGCCTTCCACCAGCTTACAGATTCTCAGAGGAAGACCTTAAAAAACATCCTCCTCCTCCAAAAGAG CCTTCAATTGGCACAGATGACGCACTGGACATTCTTTCTGGAGATTTCACGACCCCTGCAGCAGCACCTGTTGTTAAGGCCGGTGTTCCTCCTAAGGCACCTGCACAG CATTCAATTGGCACAGATTTTACGACCCATGCAGCTGCACCTGTTGCCAAGGCCTGTGTTCCTCCAAAGGCACCTGCACAG GAAAAGAAAACAGCTGGGGCTCCAGGGAAAGCTAAAGATGTCCCTAAG GTGGATGAATTATCAGCTTTAGACGCACTGGCTGGTGATTTTGTAGCTCCGCCACAGGCTGCTCATAAG GTTTCTTCATCTATTCCTCCAGGCCCCAAGCAAAGCAATCTGACAGATGAG GATCCCTTTAGCGCTTTGGGTGACACGCTGAGTGCACCAGAACCACCAAAAAAACAACCTGAACTCAAACCTGGAGATTTTGTTAAG GAAAAGGAATTGACATCAGTGAAAGGCGTGCGTGTTGGGGAGAGAGATGACACGCTTCCGCCCGGTTACAGGTTCTCAGAAGAAGAACTCAAAAAATATCCTGCTCCTCCAAGAGAG cCTTCCTTAGGCACTGATGATGCTTTGGATCTTCTGTCTGGTGACTTTGAGAGCACCCCTGCACCAACTGTTGCCGCACCACCTGTTGCCAAGCTCCCTGTTTGTACTGCCGTCAAGCCACCTCCTAAA CCTTTAAATGATTTCGATCTAGAGGTTCTTGCAGATGATTTTGTGGCTCCTACTTCTGCATCTAAAGTTCAGTCCGCTGTCCCCGTCCCACCACACCCTGAAAGACAG ATGTCAGACACTTCATCAGCTTTAGATGCTCTATCAGACACACTGGAAGAAATAAAACCAAGGCCTGAGCCCACCCCTATCTCACAAAAAGCCATTGTTAAG GAAATAGACATTGTGGAGGAGAGAGTGAGTAAGCCTGGGGAGACAGATGACAGCCTGCCACCAGACCATCGCTTTTCAGAAGCCGACAAGAAG GCGTTTGAAGAAGCAAAGAAAAAATGTCCTGAACCAAAGCAG GCATCAATCGATGACGCAGCGGCCCTTGACCTGCTCGACAGCGATTTCTCATCAGCGCCCACCGTGAAAGCATCTGCACCTGAGGCTCACACCTTCACTCCTGAACGCACACCTCCAACCTACACG GCACAAGGTGCAGCTTTAGACGAACTGGCAGACAAACTGATTCCAAATCTGGAGAAACCCAAAGAGAGCAAAGCAAAG GCACAAGGTGCAGCTTTAGACGAACTGGCAGACAAACTGATTCCAAATCTGGAGAAAGCCAAAGATAGCAAAGCAAAG GCACAAGGTGCAGCTTTAGACGAACTAGCAGACAAACTGATTCCAAATCTGGAGAAACCCAAAGAGAGCAAAGCAAAG AAACAGTCTGGAGGTGATTCCTCAGCCGTAGAGAATCTGTCCAGTAAGCCGAGCTCCAAAGACGTAGTGCCTTCAGCGAAAGATGGAAAGAGATAG
- the cast gene encoding calpastatin isoform X4, whose protein sequence is MAFAAYWMNLKGDTLKHVPETSRFESQKATPTSASQVSAAKPAQYEKGSTHAAVKPGTTPPSGAGGGAAGTHTSQKGSPQVTQQATKPAPPASAKVPSVSSGTGPAGTTFGAGAKPTDPAKDKAQSTTIHSSKPGPVKVDASVGKPVASAGLPGSGLKEKSGQKVQVEVGPSAPKVSAEIDPFDALSDTLPSTQPEAPKPPKYTGPEVKETNINPEKGVLCGERESTLPPGYRREDWEKKTPAGVPEKPKEVPKPISTDEALEALSTGFVSSAPSAPKKTELVTETVGAKSAGFSNFAPPPPSQQKQQTTTFPSNMNKSPAPPADKKAKIERPGENLTASKSSTTAQHAKPKTDVPDSSIPTDALSELGDMLGEPEPPKKQPELNPKDIIDENKIKSEKGIRVGEREDSLPPAYRFSEEDLKKHPPPPKEPSIGTDDALDILSGDFTTPAAAPVVKAGVPPKAPAQHSIGTDFTTHAAAPVAKACVPPKAPAQEKKTAGAPGKAKDVPKVDELSALDALAGDFVAPPQAAHKVSSSIPPGPKQSNLTDEDPFSALGDTLSAPEPPKKQPELKPGDFVKEKELTSVKGVRVGERDDTLPPGYRFSEEELKKYPAPPREPSLGTDDALDLLSGDFESTPAPTVAAPPVAKLPVCTAVKPPPKPLNDFDLEVLADDFVAPTSASKVQSAVPVPPHPERQMSDTSSALDALSDTLEEIKPRPEPTPISQKAIVKEIDIVEERVSKPGETDDSLPPDHRFSEADKKAFEEAKKKCPEPKQASIDDAAALDLLDSDFSSAPTVKASAPEAHTFTPERTPPTYTAQGAALDELADKLIPNLEKPKESKAKAQGAALDELADKLIPNLEKAKDSKAKAQGAALDELADKLIPNLEKPKESKAKGKGGKSKSKQKKQSGGDSSAVENLSSKPSSKDVVPSAKDGKR, encoded by the exons tctCAGAAAGCCACACCCACATCAGCATCACAGGTCTCGGCAGCGAAACCTGCACAATATGAG AAAGGATCCACACATGCAGCTGTCAAACCCGGCACCACCCCTCCATCAGGAGCTGGTGGAGGGGCTGCTGGTACCCACACCTCTCAAAAAGGATCTCCTCAAGTCACACAACAG GCCACTAAACCTGCACCTCCCGCCTCTGCTAAAGTCCCATCTGTGAGCTCTGGAACTGGACCCGCGGGCACGACCTTTGGAGCTGGTGCAAAGCCCACGGACCCTGCAAAAGACAAGGCACAG AGTACAACTATTCATTCATCCAAACCGGGACCTGTTAAAGTGGATGCATCTGTCGGGAAACCCGTAGCCTCGGCCGGTTTACCTGGAAGTGGCCTAAAGGAGAAGAGTGGCCAAAAG GTGCAAGTAGAAGTAGGTCCATCAGCACCGAAAGTCAGTGCAGAG atCGATCCCTTTGATGCGTTGAGTGACACTTTACCATCAACACAACCTGAGGCTCCTAAACCCCCAAAGTACACTGGACCAGAAGTCAAAGAG ACCAATATCAATCCGGAGAAGGGTGTTTTGTGTGGTGAGAGAGAAAGTACACTGCCACCTGGATACAGACGGGAAGACTGG GAAAAGAAGACACCGGCCGGGGTTCCAGAGAAACCTAAAGAAGTTCCCAAG CCTATAAGCACAGACGAGGCACTGGAAGCTCTCTCCACTGGTTTTGTGTCCTCCGCTCCAAGCGCTCCGAAGAAAACAGAGCTG GTAACGGAAACTGTAGGTGCCAAATCTGCAGGCTTCTCAAACTTTGCCCCGCCTCCACCTTCTCAGCAG AAACAACAGACCACAACCTTTCCTTCTAATATGAACAAATCACCTGCTCCACCAGCTGACAAGAAAGCCAAAATAGAGAGG cCTGGTGAAAACTTGACAGCAAGCAAGAGTTCAACTACTGCACAGCATGCTAAACCAAAGACAGACGTG CCAGATAGCTCCATCCCGACAGATGCTCTCAGCGAATTGGGCGACATGCTGGGTGAACCAGAACCTCCCAAAAAACAACCCGAACTTAACCCAAAAGACATAATAGAT gaaaataaaataaaatcagagAAGGGCATACGTGTTGGGGAGAGAGAGGACAGCCTTCCACCAGCTTACAGATTCTCAGAGGAAGACCTTAAAAAACATCCTCCTCCTCCAAAAGAG CCTTCAATTGGCACAGATGACGCACTGGACATTCTTTCTGGAGATTTCACGACCCCTGCAGCAGCACCTGTTGTTAAGGCCGGTGTTCCTCCTAAGGCACCTGCACAG CATTCAATTGGCACAGATTTTACGACCCATGCAGCTGCACCTGTTGCCAAGGCCTGTGTTCCTCCAAAGGCACCTGCACAG GAAAAGAAAACAGCTGGGGCTCCAGGGAAAGCTAAAGATGTCCCTAAG GTGGATGAATTATCAGCTTTAGACGCACTGGCTGGTGATTTTGTAGCTCCGCCACAGGCTGCTCATAAG GTTTCTTCATCTATTCCTCCAGGCCCCAAGCAAAGCAATCTGACAGATGAG GATCCCTTTAGCGCTTTGGGTGACACGCTGAGTGCACCAGAACCACCAAAAAAACAACCTGAACTCAAACCTGGAGATTTTGTTAAG GAAAAGGAATTGACATCAGTGAAAGGCGTGCGTGTTGGGGAGAGAGATGACACGCTTCCGCCCGGTTACAGGTTCTCAGAAGAAGAACTCAAAAAATATCCTGCTCCTCCAAGAGAG cCTTCCTTAGGCACTGATGATGCTTTGGATCTTCTGTCTGGTGACTTTGAGAGCACCCCTGCACCAACTGTTGCCGCACCACCTGTTGCCAAGCTCCCTGTTTGTACTGCCGTCAAGCCACCTCCTAAA CCTTTAAATGATTTCGATCTAGAGGTTCTTGCAGATGATTTTGTGGCTCCTACTTCTGCATCTAAAGTTCAGTCCGCTGTCCCCGTCCCACCACACCCTGAAAGACAG ATGTCAGACACTTCATCAGCTTTAGATGCTCTATCAGACACACTGGAAGAAATAAAACCAAGGCCTGAGCCCACCCCTATCTCACAAAAAGCCATTGTTAAG GAAATAGACATTGTGGAGGAGAGAGTGAGTAAGCCTGGGGAGACAGATGACAGCCTGCCACCAGACCATCGCTTTTCAGAAGCCGACAAGAAG GCGTTTGAAGAAGCAAAGAAAAAATGTCCTGAACCAAAGCAG GCATCAATCGATGACGCAGCGGCCCTTGACCTGCTCGACAGCGATTTCTCATCAGCGCCCACCGTGAAAGCATCTGCACCTGAGGCTCACACCTTCACTCCTGAACGCACACCTCCAACCTACACG GCACAAGGTGCAGCTTTAGACGAACTGGCAGACAAACTGATTCCAAATCTGGAGAAACCCAAAGAGAGCAAAGCAAAG GCACAAGGTGCAGCTTTAGACGAACTGGCAGACAAACTGATTCCAAATCTGGAGAAAGCCAAAGATAGCAAAGCAAAG GCACAAGGTGCAGCTTTAGACGAACTAGCAGACAAACTGATTCCAAATCTGGAGAAACCCAAAGAGAGCAAAGCAAAG GGAAAGGGGGGGAAGTCAAAGTCTAAACAGAAG AAACAGTCTGGAGGTGATTCCTCAGCCGTAGAGAATCTGTCCAGTAAGCCGAGCTCCAAAGACGTAGTGCCTTCAGCGAAAGATGGAAAGAGATAG
- the cast gene encoding calpastatin isoform X20 — translation MGQLISWIRGTQDQPPLRDVAVEEQSQKATPTSASQVSAAKPAQYEVQVEVGPSAPKVSAEIDPFDALSDTLPSTQPEAPKPPKYTGPEVKETNINPEKGVLCGERESTLPPGYRREDWEKKTPAGVPEKPKEVPKPISTDEALEALSTGFVSSAPSAPKKTELVTETVGAKSAGFSNFAPPPPSQQKQQTTTFPSNMNKSPAPPADKKAKIERPGENLTASKSSTTAQHAKPKTDVPDSSIPTDALSELGDMLGEPEPPKKQPELNPKDIIDENKIKSEKGIRVGEREDSLPPAYRFSEEDLKKHPPPPKEPSIGTDDALDILSGDFTTPAAAPVVKAGVPPKAPAQHSIGTDFTTHAAAPVAKACVPPKAPAQEKKTAGAPGKAKDVPKVDELSALDALAGDFVAPPQAAHKVSSSIPPGPKQSNLTDEDPFSALGDTLSAPEPPKKQPELKPGDFVKEKELTSVKGVRVGERDDTLPPGYRFSEEELKKYPAPPREPSLGTDDALDLLSGDFESTPAPTVAAPPVAKLPVCTAVKPPPKPLNDFDLEVLADDFVAPTSASKVQSAVPVPPHPERQMSDTSSALDALSDTLEEIKPRPEPTPISQKAIVKEIDIVEERVSKPGETDDSLPPDHRFSEADKKAFEEAKKKCPEPKQASIDDAAALDLLDSDFSSAPTVKASAPEAHTFTPERTPPTYTAQGAALDELADKLIPNLEKPKESKAKAQGAALDELADKLIPNLEKAKDSKAKAQGAALDELADKLIPNLEKPKESKAKGKGGKSKSKQKKQSGGDSSAVENLSSKPSSKDVVPSAKDGKR, via the exons tctCAGAAAGCCACACCCACATCAGCATCACAGGTCTCGGCAGCGAAACCTGCACAATATGAG GTGCAAGTAGAAGTAGGTCCATCAGCACCGAAAGTCAGTGCAGAG atCGATCCCTTTGATGCGTTGAGTGACACTTTACCATCAACACAACCTGAGGCTCCTAAACCCCCAAAGTACACTGGACCAGAAGTCAAAGAG ACCAATATCAATCCGGAGAAGGGTGTTTTGTGTGGTGAGAGAGAAAGTACACTGCCACCTGGATACAGACGGGAAGACTGG GAAAAGAAGACACCGGCCGGGGTTCCAGAGAAACCTAAAGAAGTTCCCAAG CCTATAAGCACAGACGAGGCACTGGAAGCTCTCTCCACTGGTTTTGTGTCCTCCGCTCCAAGCGCTCCGAAGAAAACAGAGCTG GTAACGGAAACTGTAGGTGCCAAATCTGCAGGCTTCTCAAACTTTGCCCCGCCTCCACCTTCTCAGCAG AAACAACAGACCACAACCTTTCCTTCTAATATGAACAAATCACCTGCTCCACCAGCTGACAAGAAAGCCAAAATAGAGAGG cCTGGTGAAAACTTGACAGCAAGCAAGAGTTCAACTACTGCACAGCATGCTAAACCAAAGACAGACGTG CCAGATAGCTCCATCCCGACAGATGCTCTCAGCGAATTGGGCGACATGCTGGGTGAACCAGAACCTCCCAAAAAACAACCCGAACTTAACCCAAAAGACATAATAGAT gaaaataaaataaaatcagagAAGGGCATACGTGTTGGGGAGAGAGAGGACAGCCTTCCACCAGCTTACAGATTCTCAGAGGAAGACCTTAAAAAACATCCTCCTCCTCCAAAAGAG CCTTCAATTGGCACAGATGACGCACTGGACATTCTTTCTGGAGATTTCACGACCCCTGCAGCAGCACCTGTTGTTAAGGCCGGTGTTCCTCCTAAGGCACCTGCACAG CATTCAATTGGCACAGATTTTACGACCCATGCAGCTGCACCTGTTGCCAAGGCCTGTGTTCCTCCAAAGGCACCTGCACAG GAAAAGAAAACAGCTGGGGCTCCAGGGAAAGCTAAAGATGTCCCTAAG GTGGATGAATTATCAGCTTTAGACGCACTGGCTGGTGATTTTGTAGCTCCGCCACAGGCTGCTCATAAG GTTTCTTCATCTATTCCTCCAGGCCCCAAGCAAAGCAATCTGACAGATGAG GATCCCTTTAGCGCTTTGGGTGACACGCTGAGTGCACCAGAACCACCAAAAAAACAACCTGAACTCAAACCTGGAGATTTTGTTAAG GAAAAGGAATTGACATCAGTGAAAGGCGTGCGTGTTGGGGAGAGAGATGACACGCTTCCGCCCGGTTACAGGTTCTCAGAAGAAGAACTCAAAAAATATCCTGCTCCTCCAAGAGAG cCTTCCTTAGGCACTGATGATGCTTTGGATCTTCTGTCTGGTGACTTTGAGAGCACCCCTGCACCAACTGTTGCCGCACCACCTGTTGCCAAGCTCCCTGTTTGTACTGCCGTCAAGCCACCTCCTAAA CCTTTAAATGATTTCGATCTAGAGGTTCTTGCAGATGATTTTGTGGCTCCTACTTCTGCATCTAAAGTTCAGTCCGCTGTCCCCGTCCCACCACACCCTGAAAGACAG ATGTCAGACACTTCATCAGCTTTAGATGCTCTATCAGACACACTGGAAGAAATAAAACCAAGGCCTGAGCCCACCCCTATCTCACAAAAAGCCATTGTTAAG GAAATAGACATTGTGGAGGAGAGAGTGAGTAAGCCTGGGGAGACAGATGACAGCCTGCCACCAGACCATCGCTTTTCAGAAGCCGACAAGAAG GCGTTTGAAGAAGCAAAGAAAAAATGTCCTGAACCAAAGCAG GCATCAATCGATGACGCAGCGGCCCTTGACCTGCTCGACAGCGATTTCTCATCAGCGCCCACCGTGAAAGCATCTGCACCTGAGGCTCACACCTTCACTCCTGAACGCACACCTCCAACCTACACG GCACAAGGTGCAGCTTTAGACGAACTGGCAGACAAACTGATTCCAAATCTGGAGAAACCCAAAGAGAGCAAAGCAAAG GCACAAGGTGCAGCTTTAGACGAACTGGCAGACAAACTGATTCCAAATCTGGAGAAAGCCAAAGATAGCAAAGCAAAG GCACAAGGTGCAGCTTTAGACGAACTAGCAGACAAACTGATTCCAAATCTGGAGAAACCCAAAGAGAGCAAAGCAAAG GGAAAGGGGGGGAAGTCAAAGTCTAAACAGAAG AAACAGTCTGGAGGTGATTCCTCAGCCGTAGAGAATCTGTCCAGTAAGCCGAGCTCCAAAGACGTAGTGCCTTCAGCGAAAGATGGAAAGAGATAG